Proteins encoded within one genomic window of Actinoplanes octamycinicus:
- a CDS encoding DUF5682 family protein, with amino-acid sequence MPERFYGVRHHGPGSARAVVRELAAQQPEILLVEGPPEADELVRWVADGGLEPPVALLGYAVDDPGRAAFWPFAVFSPEWQAIRWAVARGVPVRFFDLPYAFRVAPPAPRDPAGQPDAEVLPDPGGDPEVRAGRPVDPIGELAAAAGYDDPERWWEDVVEHRGAPVFEAIAEAMTAIREGAPEDPDDLLREAHMRTVLREVRRKHENIAVVCGAWHVPALTRRVAVKDDAALLKGRRKGKVAFTWVPWTYGRLASWSGYGAGVRSPGWYHHLFTSADSVVPRWLVDAAGVLRAEGVPTSSAHLIEATRLAEALAALRGRPLAGLAEVTEAAEAVLCDGEPLRTELIARKLVVGERLGAVPDEMPAVPLAKDLAAQQRTLRLKPEATERTLELDLRKDIDLRRSRLLHRLRTLDVPWGQPAAGRRGTGTFREEWTLRWQPEFAVRLVEGGMWGTTVLAAATARVVRRARAAESLAEVTALLETCLLAELGEAYPAVLAALDTRAALDADVHHLMAALPALARTMRYGDVRRTDVAGLATVTGSLLKRICAGLPSAAGSLSDDAAKQLRDGMDGVHQAVSLLADPDLRELWLATVGSLAQRPDLHGLPAGRLTRLLLDAGRWDAAEVRRRLRLQLTVGTPPAHAAAWVEGFLAGGGLLLVHDDALLGLVDDWLADVPAEAFDDVLPLLRRTFGTFEAGERRAIGERVAGPRAGAAAAADTTLDERRALAVLPVLGALLGHDIRVREDA; translated from the coding sequence ATGCCTGAGCGGTTCTACGGGGTCCGGCATCACGGGCCCGGGTCGGCCCGGGCGGTGGTGCGCGAGCTGGCGGCGCAGCAGCCGGAGATCCTGCTGGTGGAGGGGCCACCGGAGGCGGACGAGCTGGTGCGGTGGGTGGCCGACGGCGGGTTGGAGCCGCCGGTCGCGCTGCTGGGTTACGCGGTCGACGATCCGGGGCGGGCGGCGTTCTGGCCGTTCGCGGTCTTCTCGCCGGAGTGGCAGGCGATCCGGTGGGCGGTGGCTCGCGGGGTGCCGGTGCGGTTCTTCGACCTGCCCTATGCGTTCCGGGTGGCGCCGCCCGCGCCGCGCGACCCCGCCGGCCAGCCGGATGCGGAAGTGCTGCCGGACCCGGGCGGTGACCCGGAGGTGCGGGCCGGGCGGCCGGTGGATCCGATCGGGGAGCTGGCGGCGGCGGCCGGCTATGACGATCCGGAGCGCTGGTGGGAGGACGTGGTCGAGCACCGCGGGGCGCCGGTGTTCGAGGCGATCGCGGAGGCGATGACGGCGATCCGGGAGGGCGCGCCGGAGGATCCCGACGATCTGCTGCGGGAGGCCCACATGCGGACCGTGCTGCGGGAGGTGCGCCGCAAGCACGAGAACATCGCGGTGGTCTGCGGCGCCTGGCACGTGCCGGCGCTCACCCGGAGAGTCGCGGTCAAGGACGACGCCGCGCTGCTCAAGGGGCGGCGCAAGGGGAAGGTCGCGTTCACCTGGGTGCCCTGGACCTACGGGCGGCTCGCCTCCTGGTCCGGTTACGGCGCGGGCGTGCGCTCCCCCGGGTGGTACCACCATCTGTTCACCAGCGCCGACTCGGTGGTGCCGCGGTGGCTGGTGGATGCGGCCGGGGTGCTGCGCGCGGAGGGCGTGCCCACCTCGTCGGCGCACCTCATCGAGGCGACCCGGCTGGCCGAGGCGCTCGCCGCGCTGCGCGGCCGGCCGCTCGCCGGGCTGGCCGAGGTGACCGAGGCCGCCGAGGCGGTGCTGTGCGACGGGGAGCCGCTGCGCACCGAGCTGATCGCCCGCAAGCTGGTGGTCGGCGAGCGGCTCGGCGCGGTGCCGGACGAGATGCCCGCCGTGCCGCTCGCCAAGGACCTGGCCGCCCAGCAGCGCACGCTGCGGCTCAAGCCGGAGGCCACCGAGCGCACCCTGGAGCTCGACCTGCGCAAGGACATCGACCTGCGGCGCAGCCGCCTGCTGCACCGGCTGCGCACGCTGGACGTGCCGTGGGGGCAGCCGGCCGCCGGGCGGCGCGGGACCGGGACGTTCCGCGAGGAGTGGACGCTGCGCTGGCAGCCGGAGTTCGCGGTGCGGCTGGTCGAGGGCGGCATGTGGGGCACCACGGTGCTGGCCGCGGCGACCGCCCGGGTGGTCCGGCGGGCCCGGGCGGCGGAGAGCCTCGCCGAGGTGACCGCGCTGCTGGAGACATGCCTGCTGGCCGAGCTCGGGGAGGCGTACCCGGCGGTGCTGGCCGCCCTGGACACCCGGGCCGCGCTGGACGCCGACGTGCACCACCTGATGGCGGCGCTGCCCGCGCTGGCCCGGACCATGCGGTACGGCGACGTCCGGCGCACCGACGTGGCCGGGCTGGCCACGGTCACCGGGAGCCTGCTGAAACGGATCTGCGCCGGGCTGCCGTCGGCGGCCGGGTCGCTCTCCGACGACGCGGCCAAGCAGCTGCGCGACGGGATGGACGGCGTGCACCAGGCGGTCAGTCTGCTCGCCGATCCCGATCTGCGAGAATTGTGGCTGGCCACCGTCGGGTCGCTGGCCCAGCGGCCGGATCTGCACGGGTTGCCGGCCGGGCGGCTGACCCGGCTGCTGCTCGACGCGGGACGGTGGGACGCGGCGGAGGTGCGCCGCCGGCTGCGTCTGCAACTGACCGTGGGGACGCCGCCGGCGCACGCGGCCGCCTGGGTGGAGGGGTTCCTGGCCGGCGGCGGGCTGCTGCTGGTGCACGACGACGCGTTGCTGGGGCTGGTCGACGACTGGCTGGCCGACGTGCCGGCGGAGGCGTTCGACGACGTGTTGCCGCTGTTGCGGCGGACGTTCGGGACCTTCGAGGCCGGGGAGCGCCGGGCCATCGGGGAACGGGTGGCCGGGCCACGCGCGGGAGCCGCGGCGGCCGCGGACACGACGCTTGACGAGAGACGGGCGCTGGCGGTTCTGCCAGTGCTTGGTGCCCTGCTGGGGCATGACATCCGGGTCCGGGAGGACGCATGA
- a CDS encoding ATP-binding protein: MTVLRPHAEDQYADELAQLAAADERPRPPGWRLSPQAVVTYLLGDGAKITPKYVGPRRLIEVAVSTLATDRALLLLGVPGTAKTWVSEHLAAAISGDSTLLVQGTAGTAEEAIRYGWNYARLLAEGPTEAALVPSPIMRAMQAGSIARLEELTRVPSDVQDALITILSEKTLPVPELGTEAQAQRGFNLIATANDRDRGVNELSSALRRRFNTVVLPVPANADDEVEIVARRVAQLGKSLDLPEVPAALDEIRRVVTVFRELRTGLTEDGRTKLKSPTGTLSTAEAISVITNGMALAAHFGDGTLHPGDVAAGIVGAVIKDPVSDAVVWREYLETVVRERPDWLDFYRAARDA; encoded by the coding sequence GTGACCGTTCTGCGACCGCACGCCGAGGATCAGTACGCCGACGAGCTGGCTCAGCTGGCCGCCGCCGACGAGCGGCCCCGCCCGCCCGGCTGGCGGCTGTCCCCGCAGGCCGTGGTGACCTATCTGCTCGGTGACGGCGCCAAGATCACCCCGAAGTACGTGGGGCCGCGCCGGCTGATCGAGGTGGCCGTCTCCACCCTGGCCACCGACCGCGCGCTGCTGCTGCTCGGGGTGCCCGGCACCGCCAAGACCTGGGTCTCCGAGCACCTGGCCGCGGCCATCTCGGGCGACTCCACGCTGCTGGTGCAGGGCACCGCCGGCACCGCCGAGGAGGCGATCCGGTACGGGTGGAACTATGCCCGCCTGCTCGCCGAGGGCCCGACCGAGGCGGCCCTGGTGCCCAGCCCGATCATGCGGGCCATGCAGGCCGGGTCGATCGCCCGGCTGGAGGAGCTCACCCGGGTCCCGTCCGACGTGCAGGACGCGCTGATCACCATCCTCTCGGAGAAGACGCTGCCCGTCCCCGAGCTGGGCACCGAGGCGCAGGCGCAGCGCGGGTTCAACCTGATCGCCACCGCCAACGACCGCGACCGCGGGGTCAACGAGCTGTCCAGCGCGCTCCGGCGGCGGTTCAACACGGTGGTGCTGCCGGTCCCGGCCAACGCCGACGACGAGGTGGAGATCGTCGCCCGGCGGGTCGCCCAGCTCGGCAAGTCGCTCGACCTGCCCGAGGTGCCGGCCGCGCTGGACGAGATCCGGCGGGTGGTCACCGTCTTCCGCGAGCTGCGCACCGGGCTCACCGAGGACGGGCGGACCAAGCTGAAGTCGCCGACCGGCACGCTCTCCACCGCCGAGGCGATCTCGGTGATCACCAACGGGATGGCGCTGGCCGCGCACTTCGGCGACGGCACGCTGCACCCGGGTGACGTGGCGGCCGGCATCGTCGGCGCGGTGATCAAGGACCCGGTGTCCGACGCGGTCGTCTGGCGGGAGTACCTGGAGACGGTGGTCCGGGAGCGCCCCGACTGGCTCGACTTCTATCGGGCCGCCCGCGATGCCTGA